One Spinacia oleracea cultivar Varoflay chromosome 4, BTI_SOV_V1, whole genome shotgun sequence DNA segment encodes these proteins:
- the LOC110786643 gene encoding uncharacterized protein, translated as MGRFPFCLKLGGIKVIEFMPYLSSNLCPKRAISFSISPHQNPIVSCRMKFPELRVYHQRILGFSSVAAGERIGSVCDDNQNSPPGENEGGFLKLTDEQLMGQCEMETFKSSGPGGQHRNKRETAVRLRHLPTGVIAQAAEDRSQHMNRASALVRLRSLLALKVRRPVDLDAYSPPPALLQILPTKSTIRGSECGPQIKSNNAKFVEGMQGLLDLIHAVGGSVSDASKHLGMSTGALSRLILSDDDLRAAVNELRASKGMKPLK; from the exons ATGGGTCGATTCCCATTTTGTTTAAAATTAGGAGGAATTAAAGTTATAGAATTCATGCCCTATTTATCATCCAATCTTTGCCCAAAAAGGGCAATTTCTTTTTCAATTTCACCCCATCAAAACCCAATAGTATCATGTAGAATGAAGTTTCCAGAATTAAGAGTTTATCATCAAAGGATTCTAGGGTTTTCTTCTGTTGCAGCAGGAGAGAGAATTGGAAGTGTGTGTGATGATAATCAAAATTCACCCCCAGGTGAAAATGAAGGCGGGTTTTTGAAATTAACAGATGAACAGTTGATGGGTCAATGTGAAATGGAGACTTTCAAGTCTTCCGGGCCAGGTGGGCAGCATCGGAACAAGAGAGAGACTGCTGTTCGTCTTAGGCATCTTCCTACTGGGGTTATTGCTCAG GCAGCTGAGGATCGGTCACAGCATATGAATCGTGCCTCGGCATTGGTGCGGCTTCGCTCTCTTTTAGCTCTTAAAG TAAGAAGACCTGTGGATCTCGATGCTTATTCTCCTCCACCAGCCCTTCTTCAAATTCTTCCAACAAAATCTACTATCAGGGGATCAGAATGCGGTCCACAAATTAAATCCAATAATGCAAAATTTGTTGAG GGAATGCAAGGATTATTGGATTTAATCCATGCAGTTGGAGGTTCCGTCTCAGATGCTTCTAAGCACTTAGG GATGAGCACAGGGGCACTGTCGCGGCTCATTCTCTCTGATGACGACCTTCGAGCGGCAGTTAATGAGTTAAGGGCTTCAAAG GGAATGAAGCCTCTTAAATAG
- the LOC110786597 gene encoding putative disease resistance protein RGA3 — translation MSICITLEPPVVICWFILANLVRFRLGKAASTGGFCSSLYSICVTSCATCQVGIGGLGKTTLAQLAYNDDKIEREFTLRMWVCVSQKFDVDKILRRMFELLTDKCYDRFTTETVQIELEHKITRKRYLLILDDVWNENREEWLRLTSMLIVGGKGSRILVTTRSHLVARVIYELEGLSLKDSWTLFEKKAFEGRGQADVELVEIGKEMVRRCANIPLAIKIIASLVYGQGKSKWKSFRDIDLIHLKQDGVLPSVEETGEEYFMTLLHRGFLQDVRQGNLGELVSCEIPAVMHNLAQEASKLEILVANSDTSQFNGKLRHLSVGELNTYPTEDSSVEDFAIEERTVDPRDYKRLPTLNNLLHLRYLDLSHNEYLLELPNSLENLHNLQTLKLDHCQRLKELPRGLRKLVNLKYLEISGCDSLTHMPQGISCLTSLQSLTMFVVGKTDLFKQVRVSELKGWWKSSGKQQQSLAFPRLFGLQVRNCPLLTSIPLCPNVEYFELTGFNEAFNPFGISSNKKAVAVAVAVADQSSSFSGIPTLKKLMIDNVGYLNSCHVESLQQFHYMEIQSAKLRSLST, via the exons ATGTCAATATGCATTACACTTGAGCCACCGGTGGTAATATGTTGGTTCATTTTAGCCAATCTCGTTAGGTTCAGACTTGGAAAAGCTGCTAGTACAGGGGGATTCTGCTCTTCTTTGTACAGTATATGTGTCACCTCATGTGCTACATGCCAAG TTGGGATTGGAGGTTTAGGGAAAACAACACTTGCACAGCTTGCGTACAATGATGACAAGATTGAAAGAGAATTCACCTTAAGGATGTGGGTTTGTGTCTCCCAAAAATTTGATGTTGATAAAATTCTACGTAGAATGTTTGAGTTGCTGACAGATAAGTGTTATGACCGTTTCACGACGGAGACAGTCCAGATCGAACTTGAGCACAAAATTACAAGGAAGAGATACTTGCTTATACTGGATGATGTGTGGAATGAAAACCGTGAAGAGTGGCTTAGATTAACAAGTATGTTGATAGTAGGGGGCAAAGGAAGCAGGATTCTGGTAACCACTCGGTCTCACCTGGTTGCAAGAGTTATATATGAATTGGAGGGTCTGTCACTAAAAGACTCGTGGACTTTGTTTGAGAAAAAGGCGTTTGAAGGGAGAGGACAAGCAGATGTAGAACTTGTTGAGATCGGGAAAGAGATGGTTAGAAGATGTGCAAACATTCCACTTGCCATAAAGATCATTGCCAGCCTTGTATACGGCCAGGGTAAAAGTAAATGGAAATCTTTCAGAGATATTGACTTGATACACTTGAAACAAGATGGAGTTTTACCT AGTGTTGAAGAAACAGGTGAAGAATACTTTATGACCTTGTTGCATAGAGGCTTCTTACAAGATGTTAGACAAGGCAATCTTGGTGAACTTGTATCTTGTGAAATTCCGGCTGTCATGCACAATTTGGCTCAAGAAGCTTCAAAACTAGAGATTTTAGTCGCAAACTCTGATACCAGCCAGTTTAATGGAAAGCTTCGGCACTTATCAGTTGGAGAACTGAATACTTATCCTACTGAAGATTCTTCGGTTGAAGATTTTGCTATTGAAGAACGTACTGTTGATCCAAGGGATTACAA ACGTTTGCCTACACTCAATAATTTGTTGCATCTGCGATATCTTGATCTATCCCATAATGAATACTTGTTGGAGCTTCCTAATTCACTTGAAAATCTGCATAATTTGCAGACATTGAAACTAGATCATTGTCAGAGACTGAAAGAGTTGCCACGGGGCTTGAGGAAATTAGTCAATCTTAAGTACTTGGAGATATCTGGATGTGACAGCTTGACTCATATGCCTCAAGGGATTAGTTGCTTGACCAGTTTGCAAAGCCTAACAATGTTTGTTGTAGGAAAGACAGATCTATTCAAGCAGGTCCGAGTAAGTGAGCTAAAGGGATGGTGGAAATCATCAGGGAAACAGCAGCAATCATTGGCATTTCCTCGGCTTTTTGGTCTGCAAGTACGCAATTGCCCTCTCCTGACATCCATTCCTCTCTGTCCGAATGTAGAATATTTCGAGTTGACTGGATTTAATGAAGCATTCAACCCATTTGGTATCAGCAGTAACAAGAaagctgttgctgttgctgttgctgttgctgatCAGTCTTCCTCTTTTTCTGGTATTCCGACTTTGAAGAAACTGATGATAGATAATGTAGGATATCTGAATTCTTGTCATGTGGAATCATTGCAGCAGTTTCATTATATGGAGATACAAAGCGCTAAACTACGCAGTCTATCAACTTGA
- the LOC110786645 gene encoding CMP-sialic acid transporter 2 → MEYRKIKDQDKDEESAGNLEISRGKPNSAVLGGLSGGSPQWKRKSMVTLALTILTSSQAILIVWSKRAGKYEYSVTTANFLVETLKCALSLLALAKIWRTEGVTEDNRLNTTVDEVIVYPIPAALYLVKNLLQYYIFAYVDAPGYQILKNLNIISTGVLYRIILKKRLSDIEWAAFILLCAGCTTAQLTSNSDHVLQTPLYGWVMAIVMALLSGFAGVYTEAIIKKRPQRNINVQNFYLYVFGMIFNAIAIVIQDFDEVANKGFFHGYSSVTVVMIVNHALSGIAVSMVMKYADNIVKVYSTSVAMLLTAIVSVFLFGFHLSLAFFLGATVVSVSVYLQKVGKPQR, encoded by the exons ATGGAGTACCGCAAGATCAAGGATCAG GATAAAGATGAAGAATCCGCGGGTAACCTAGAAATTTCACGAGGGAAACCTAATTCAG CTGTTTTGGGAGGTTTATCTGGCGGATCACCTCAATGGAAGCGCAA GTCAATGGTTACGCTTGCTCTAACTATACTTACTAGTTCACAAGCTATACTCATCGTCTGGTCAAAGAGAGCTGGGAAATATGAATACAGTGTCACTACCGCAAATTTTTTG GTCGAAACTTTAAAATGTGCATTATCACTCCTAGCCTTGGCAAAAATCTGGAGAACTGAAGGTGTTACTGAAGACAATAG GTTAAACACTACAGTGGATGAAGTAATTGTATATCCTATACCAGCAGCGCTTTATCTTGTTAAGAATTTGCTCCAG TATTATATCTTTGCATACGTGGATGCTCCAGGATATCAGATATTAAAAAATCTGAATATAATCAGCACTGGTGTTCTATATCGTATCATTCTTAAGAAACG GTTAAGTGATATCGAGTGGGCTGCTTTCATTCTACTGTGTGCTGGGTGCACCACAGCACAGCTCACCTCCAA CTCTGATCATGTTCTTCAGACTCCACTTTATGGTTGGGTGATGGCCATT GTTATGGCTCTTCTGAGTGGATTTGCTGGGGTCTACACGGAG GCAATTATCAAGAAACGTCCCCAAAGAAACATAAACGTGCAAAACTTCTACTTATATGTCTTTGGAATGATTTTCAATGCAATTGCAATAGTGATTCAAGATTTTGATGAAGTCGCGAATAA gGGCTTCTTCCATGGCTACTCGTCCGTTACTGTAGTCATGATTGTAAATCATGCACTCAG TGGCATTGCTGTGTCGATGGTGATGAAGTATGCCGACAATATCGTGAAG GTATATTCGACTTCGGTGGCAATGTTGCTGACAGCAATTGTCTCAGTTTTTCTGTTCGGATTTCATCTTTCCCTTGCCTTTTTTCTTGGCGCTAC TGTTGTTTCCGTCTCTGTATATCTGCAGAAGGTTGGAAAACCTCAAAGATAG